Proteins encoded together in one Ciona intestinalis chromosome 1, KH, whole genome shotgun sequence window:
- the LOC113474336 gene encoding betaine--homocysteine S-methyltransferase 1-like — MFKITTQKKGLLERLKEGPVVGDGSMCMTLEKRGYCRAGQWTPEAVLEYPDAVKQLLREYLRAGADVLQTPCYASSDGRLKRGNIIYTTSEINEAACEIAHEIAQEGNALVCGGLTPVVSYSKGKDETIVKGEFEGQLAGFIKRKDIIDFILAEFFGHVEELEICVDVMKKAKLPIACTMKLGPIGDLNGVSVEECAVRMAKTGAVLIGINCLFDLDTCLKTLKRMRDALDKEGLKTPLMCQPLGWRCPETANMKKGYLMLPEFPFALESRQVTRFEVHKFAREAYNLGAHYIGGCCGMEPHHIRAIAQELAAERKLDPPVQGTCPPLGYLHNALSLRKEKLKKEFWMSLKAGSGAPFNAACVEPYATNSDK, encoded by the exons atgttcaaaattaCTACACAAAAGAAAGGCCTACTGGAAAGGCTAAAAGAAGGTCCTGTTGTGGGCGATGGTAGCATGTGTATGACTTTGGAGAAGCGAGGTTACTGTAGAGCAGGCCAATGGACACCTGAAGCTGTACTGGAATATCCCGACGCAGTAAAGCAACTCCTACGAGAATACTTGCGCGCTGGTGCAGATGTTCTGCAAACTCCTTGCTACGCGTCTAGCGATGGACGACTCAAAAGAGGCAATATAATTTACacg aCTTCGGAAATAAATGAAGCAGCATGCGAAATTGCCCATGAAATTGCGCAAGAAGGGAATGCACTGGTTTGTGGAGGCTTGACACCAGTTGTGTCTTATTCCAAAGGAAAGGATGAGACGATTGTAAAAGGTGAATTCGAAGGCCAACTAGCAGGATTTATCAAAAGGAAAGACATTATTGACTTTATATTGGCTGAG TTCTTTGGTCATGTTGAAGAACTTGAAATATGCGTTGACGTGatgaaaaaagcaaaactgCCGATTGCATGCACAATGAAACTTGGTCCCATTGGAGATTTAAACGGTGTTTCTGTTGAAGAATGTGCCGTGAGAATGGCTAAAACTGGAGCTGTCCTCATAG GAATAAACTGCCTGTTCGATCTCGATACCTGTCTAAAAACATTGAAACGGATGAGAGATGCCTTGGACAAAGAAGGTTTGAAAACACCTCTCATGTGTCAACCGTTGGGATGGAGGTGCCCAGAAACTGCCAACATGAAAAAGGGCTACCTTATGCTGCCAGAGTTCCCATTTG CTTTAGAGTCACGCCAGGTAACTAGATTTGAGGTTCATAAGTTTGCACGGGAGGCTTATAACTTGGGGGCGCATTATATTGGAGGTTGTTGTGGAATGGAACCGCATCATATTAGAGCTATTGCACAGGAG CTTGCCGCCGAAAGGAAACTAGATCCACCAGTTCAAGGCACATGTCCTCCACTTGGCTATTTACATAATGCGCTATCTCTGAGGAAAGAAAA GTTAAAAAAGGAATTCTGGATGAGTCTTAAGGCTGGTAGTGGTGCACCGTTTAATGCTGCATGCGTCGAACCATATGCAACAAATTCTgataaatag
- the LOC100185201 gene encoding sodium/glucose cotransporter 5-like has protein sequence MGPSGHSSYAVTQSAFSTTASEELITGQKTYLGTVDIVIIVVYMVATISLGLWASRIGARGSVSEYFLAGKRMFWLPVGASVFVSNIGSVHFVGLAGSGAITGISVGAFEWVSAFYILCLGWFLLPIYVRSKVYTMPEYLHKRYGGSRLRVILSVLSLAMYVLTKIAVDLFAGALFIQQALNINMYVAIVSLLVITAAYTLLGGLKAVIYTDTMQTLILLIGGILLMVISFSKVGGYENLKKLYMEAIPQTTKDILAMGNFTTCGIPRDDAFHLFRDPINSDLPWPGMIFGISILAFYYFGTDQVIVQRVLAAKSVNHGKAGCVLAASLKILPVYMFVMAGMVSRALFPNEVACAVPSECLKICGNEQGCSNIAYPKLVLEVLPSGLRGIMVAAMLSALMSSLTSIFNSTSTVFTIDVWKRIRKGATEREMLIVGKVTVCVLVVISILWVPVLLSSAGGQVFIYLNSVLASLAPPIAMLYFLGVLCPQVNEKGAFWGFVVGIAIGITRLVLDFVYPAPGCDQLDTRPAIVAKVNYLYVAVIVFIVSNLVAIAVSYFTKKLSPEQLANVTWFTLTVDQKSDDEKKIHLDGDDEIEMQQIASCDGDEKYHGQDSIRKVNPDSGIQYLSNPVLTGSGKVRWGNVINAAAILLMVVMGFLIGYYA, from the exons ATGGGCCCTTCTGGACATTCATCTTATGCAGTTACACAGTCAGCGTTTAGTACAACAGCATCAGAAGAACTAATTACCGGACAAAAAACTTACCTGGGAACAGTGGACATAGTCATTATAGTAGTTTATATGGTGGCAACCATATCTTTGGGGTTATGG GCATCAAGAATTGGTGCCAGAGGTTCGGTATCGGAATATTTTCTCGCGGGCAAGAGAATGTTCTGGTTGCCTGTGGGTGCCTCTGTATTCGTATCTAATATTGGAAGTGTTCATTTTGTTGGCTTGGCCGGTTCTGGTGCAATCACCGGTATAAGTGTTGGAGCATTTGAATGGGTTTCtgcgttttatattttatgcctTGGTTGGTTCCTGCTACCGATATATGTAAGGAGCAAG GTATACACGATGCCAGAGTATCTACATAAGCGTTATGGAGGTTCTAGACTTCGTGTTATATTATCAGTTCTCTCCCTTGCAATGTACGTGCTCACTAAAATAGCGGTGGACCTTTTTGCTGGCGCTTTGTTTATCCAGCAAGCACtgaatataaacatgtatGTTGCAATAG TTTCTTTGCTTGTGATAACTGCTGCATACACACTGCTTGGTGGTTTGAAGGCAGTGATATATACGGATACGATGCAAACTCTTATCCTTCTTATCGGAGGAATTCTTCTCATGGTCATAA GTTTTTCAAAAGTCGGCGGCTACGAGAACTTGAAAAAACTTTACATGGAAGCAATTCCACAAACAACCAAAGACATTCTGGCGATGGGAAACTTCACTACGTGTGGAATTCCAAGAGATGACGCCTTCCATTTATTTCGAGATCCTATCAATTCAGATCTACCGTGGCCTGGAATGATTTTTGGCATCTCGATTCTTGCGTTCTATTATTTTGGAACTGATCAG gttATAGTGCAGAGAGTATTAGCAGCAAAAAGCGTCAACCATGGAAAAGCTGGTTGTGTCTTGGCAGCCAGTTTAAAAATCCTACctgtttatatgtttgtaaTGGCAG GTATGGTCAGTCGTGCTCTTTTTCCCAACGAAGTCGCATGCGCAGTGCCGAGCGAATGCTTAAAGATTTGCGGAAACGAGCAAGGGTGTTCCAATATTGCATACCCAAAGCTTGTTCTGGAGGTTTTACCGAGTG GACTACGTGGTATAATGGTTGCGGCCATGTTATCAGCACTCATGAGTTCTCTGACGTCGATCTTCAACAGCACAAGTACTGTATTCACCATCGACGTATGGAAACGCATCCGCAAAGGGGCGACAGAGAGGGAGATGCTTATTGTTGGAAA GGTCACCGTGTGTGTTCTAGTTGTTATTAGCATTCTATGGGTTCCTGTGTTGTTATCATCAGCTGGGGGTCAAGTCTTTATTTATCTTAATTCAGTCCTTGCTTCACTTGCCCCACCCATAGCAATGCTTTATTTCCTCGGTGTTCTGTGTCCACAAGTCAACGAAAAG GGTGCTTTCTGGGGGTTTGTTGTTGGCATTGCGATCGGAATAACTCGACTTGTTTTGGATTTCGTTTACCCAGCGCCTGGGTGCGACCAATTAGATACAAGGCCAGCAATAGTTGCCAA ggTGAACTACCTGTACGTTGCTGTcattgtttttatagtttCAAACCTTGTAGCCATCGCGGTGAGTTACTTCACAAAGAAATTATCCCCAGAGCAG TTGgcgaatgtaacttggttcACTCTAACTGTAGACCAAAAGTCCGACGatgagaaaaaaatacatttagatGGAGATGATGAAATAG agaTGCAGCAAATCGCTTCGTGTGACGGTGACGAAAAATACCATGGCCAGGATAGTATCAGAAAAG TGAACCCAGACAGCGGCATTCAATACCTGTCTAATCCAGTTCTAACCGGATCCGGCAAAGTACGTTGGGGCAATGTTATCAACGCTGCGGCAATCCTGCTCATGGTTGTTATGGGGTTTTTGATAGGTTATTATGCCTGA